From Variovorax sp. J2L1-78, the proteins below share one genomic window:
- a CDS encoding 3-deoxy-D-manno-octulosonic acid transferase, producing the protein MRSLSLRLYGAFTSLVQPLVRRKLKRRAEAEPGYAVAVEERFGHYDDAAVGTGWCWVHAVSLGESRAAGILIAELRRQHPGIPILLTHGTATGREEGAKLLEPSDLQVWQPWDTPSAVARFLDRFAPRIGVLMETEVWPEMVAACRERRIPLVLANARLNEKSLASAERLGWLARPAYSGLTAVWAQTEADAHRLVSLGAKVAGVYGNLKFDATPDARQLAAAAKFKGQLPRPLVVLASSREGEEQMLLDVLKRFGATSPLPPEQPGIDSIARQVAAVQWMVVPRHPQRFDEVAALIESNGFGVARRSAAGAPTAAEIWLGDSLGEMALYYGLADVALLGGSFEALGGQNLIEAAACGCPVILGPSTFNFAEVADLAVAAGAALRVQTMEQAVRAALSLVGDAVRRDAMVQSAHGFAASNRGAAERTAAAVLAIAEGASPMPARTAASPAVAPEERAEPTLD; encoded by the coding sequence GTGCGTTCGCTGTCGCTGCGCCTCTACGGCGCGTTCACGTCCCTGGTCCAGCCGCTGGTGCGGCGCAAGCTCAAGCGGCGCGCCGAGGCTGAGCCCGGCTATGCGGTCGCCGTCGAGGAGCGCTTCGGCCATTACGACGACGCGGCTGTCGGCACCGGCTGGTGCTGGGTGCACGCGGTGTCGCTGGGCGAATCGCGCGCGGCCGGCATCCTCATCGCCGAGCTGCGGCGCCAGCACCCGGGCATTCCGATCCTGCTGACGCATGGCACGGCGACCGGCCGGGAGGAGGGCGCCAAGCTGCTCGAGCCGAGCGACCTGCAGGTCTGGCAGCCCTGGGACACGCCGTCGGCCGTGGCCCGCTTCCTCGACCGCTTCGCGCCGCGCATCGGCGTGCTGATGGAGACCGAGGTCTGGCCCGAGATGGTCGCCGCCTGCCGCGAGCGCCGCATCCCGCTGGTGCTGGCCAATGCGCGGCTCAACGAGAAGTCGCTGGCTTCGGCCGAGCGCCTCGGCTGGCTGGCGCGGCCCGCGTACTCCGGCCTCACCGCCGTCTGGGCGCAGACCGAAGCCGATGCGCACCGGCTGGTGTCGCTGGGCGCCAAGGTGGCCGGCGTCTACGGCAACCTGAAGTTCGATGCGACGCCCGACGCGCGTCAGCTCGCGGCCGCCGCCAAGTTCAAAGGCCAGCTGCCGCGCCCGCTGGTCGTGCTGGCGAGCTCGCGCGAGGGCGAAGAGCAGATGCTGCTGGACGTGCTCAAGCGCTTCGGCGCCACCAGCCCGCTGCCGCCGGAGCAGCCGGGCATCGACTCCATCGCGCGCCAGGTCGCGGCGGTGCAGTGGATGGTCGTGCCACGCCATCCGCAGCGCTTCGACGAAGTGGCCGCGCTGATCGAATCCAATGGCTTCGGCGTGGCCCGCCGCAGCGCGGCCGGTGCGCCGACCGCGGCCGAGATCTGGCTGGGCGATTCGCTCGGGGAGATGGCGCTGTACTACGGGCTGGCCGACGTGGCCTTGCTGGGCGGCAGCTTCGAGGCGCTGGGCGGCCAGAACCTGATCGAGGCCGCCGCCTGCGGCTGCCCGGTCATCCTCGGCCCCTCGACCTTCAATTTCGCCGAGGTCGCGGACCTGGCGGTCGCGGCCGGTGCCGCGCTGCGTGTGCAGACCATGGAGCAGGCGGTGCGCGCCGCGCTGTCGCTGGTCGGCGATGCGGTGCGGCGTGACGCCATGGTGCAGTCGGCGCACGGTTTCGCGGCGTCGAACCGCGGGGCCGCCGAACGCACGGCAGCAGCGGTGCTGGCCATCGCCGAAGGCGCCTCGCCGATGCCTGCACGTACAGCGGCATCGCCCGCCGTCGCGCCCGAAGAGCGGGCCGAACCCACCCTCGACTGA
- a CDS encoding phosphomannomutase/phosphoglucomutase, whose translation MQLSASIFKAYDIRGIVPSTLDPAVAEALGKAFGSAARAAGEKSVAVGRDGRLSGPSLVEALIRGLVATGIEVIDVGAVTTPMLYFAAHTLATSGIQVTGSHNPKDYNGFKMVLAGRAIYGDEIQGLRRVMEADSATLAPGGSVRQVDVTEAYTQRIVGDIKLARPLKIVVDSGNGIAGASAPAILRAIGCEVTELFSEVDGNFPNHHPDPSKPENLKDLIAALAAGDAELGLAFDGDGDRLGIVTKEGNNIYPDRQMMLFAQDVLSRVPGGTIVYDVKCSQRLGPAIEAAGGVPLIYKTGHSLIKAKMKEIDSPLGGEMSGHIFFKERWFGFDDGTYAGCRLLEILSKSPNASAVLDGLPTSFSTPELNVKCAEGEPHTLVDQLIKTVKFDAPAKISTIDGVRVDWPDGFGLIRASNTTPVLVMRFEGQTEAALHRIQDAMLALLKTVKPDAQLAEAAH comes from the coding sequence ATGCAACTCAGCGCATCGATCTTCAAGGCCTACGACATCCGGGGCATCGTGCCCAGCACGCTCGACCCGGCCGTGGCCGAAGCGCTCGGCAAGGCCTTCGGCAGCGCGGCGCGCGCAGCCGGCGAGAAGTCCGTGGCCGTGGGCCGCGACGGACGCCTGTCGGGCCCGTCGCTGGTCGAGGCGCTGATCCGCGGCCTGGTGGCCACGGGCATCGAGGTGATCGACGTCGGTGCGGTGACCACGCCCATGCTGTACTTCGCGGCGCACACCCTGGCCACCAGCGGCATCCAGGTCACGGGCAGCCACAACCCGAAGGACTACAACGGCTTCAAGATGGTGCTGGCCGGCCGTGCGATCTACGGCGACGAGATCCAGGGTCTGCGCCGCGTGATGGAAGCCGACAGCGCCACGCTCGCCCCCGGCGGCAGCGTACGCCAGGTCGACGTGACCGAGGCCTACACGCAGCGCATCGTCGGCGACATCAAGCTGGCGCGCCCGCTGAAGATCGTGGTCGATTCGGGCAACGGCATCGCCGGCGCGTCGGCCCCGGCCATCCTGCGCGCCATCGGCTGCGAAGTGACCGAACTCTTCAGCGAAGTCGACGGCAATTTCCCCAACCACCATCCCGACCCGAGCAAGCCCGAGAACCTCAAGGACCTGATCGCCGCGCTGGCGGCCGGCGACGCCGAACTCGGCCTGGCCTTCGACGGCGACGGCGACCGCCTGGGCATCGTGACCAAGGAAGGCAACAACATCTACCCCGATCGCCAGATGATGCTGTTCGCGCAGGACGTGCTCTCGCGCGTGCCGGGTGGCACCATCGTCTACGACGTGAAGTGCTCGCAGCGCCTCGGCCCGGCCATCGAAGCCGCCGGCGGCGTGCCGCTGATCTACAAGACCGGCCACTCGCTGATCAAGGCGAAGATGAAGGAAATCGACTCGCCGCTGGGTGGCGAGATGAGTGGCCACATCTTCTTCAAGGAGCGCTGGTTCGGCTTCGACGACGGCACCTACGCCGGCTGCCGCCTGCTCGAAATTCTCAGCAAGAGCCCCAACGCCAGCGCCGTGCTCGATGGCCTGCCCACCAGCTTCTCGACCCCCGAACTCAACGTGAAGTGCGCCGAGGGCGAGCCGCACACGCTGGTCGACCAGCTCATCAAGACGGTGAAGTTCGACGCGCCCGCGAAGATCTCGACCATCGATGGCGTGCGTGTCGACTGGCCCGACGGCTTCGGCCTGATCCGCGCGTCGAACACCACGCCGGTGCTCGTGATGCGCTTCGAAGGCCAGACCGAGGCGGCGCTGCACCGCATCCAGGACGCCATGCTGGCCCTGCTGAAGACCGTCAAGCCCGACGCGCAGCTCGCCGAAGCGGCGCACTGA
- a CDS encoding AlkA N-terminal domain-containing protein: MTSPRLSLDSSPAGTGLESDACYLAMKTHDARFDGRFFTAVTSTGIYCRPVCRVKLPRRENCRFFRHAAQAEAEGFRPCLRCRPELAPRAVSWSTEDASRILALQAARLIDEPDAWSDEGPGAAQIAARLGVSDRHLRRIFEAQFGVSPLQYLQTRRLLAAKQLIADTTLPMAQVALASGFASVRRFNAAFVSHYGLNPIALRRAGGADEERGGRAIEVRLGFRPPYDVDAVLAFFARRALQGVEAFDGGGQRFARTLRLQHIGRTHAGWLQMRFDLARERLHLSVSDSLAPVLPVVISRVRAMLDLDAEPMAINALLHDTFPHGDGLRVPGTVDGFELAVRAVLGQQITVAAARTMGSRLVAAFGEAIDTPVAGLDRLFPTPAAIAAASGDALGQLGIVRQRQAALRALANEVTSGRLALHAGADVPATLAALQALSGIGDWTAQYIAMRAMRWPDAFPSGDIALQKALGVGSARAAAEVSQAWRPWRSYAVLRAWHTPPVAASTTDTDTDIRETRNTP, from the coding sequence ATGACCTCGCCCCGCCTCTCCCTCGACAGCAGCCCCGCGGGCACCGGGCTGGAGAGCGATGCCTGCTACCTCGCGATGAAGACGCACGACGCCCGCTTCGACGGCCGCTTCTTCACCGCCGTGACCTCCACCGGCATCTACTGCCGCCCGGTCTGCCGCGTGAAGCTGCCGCGGCGCGAGAACTGCCGCTTCTTCCGCCATGCCGCGCAGGCCGAGGCCGAGGGCTTTCGGCCCTGCCTGCGCTGCCGGCCGGAGCTGGCGCCGCGCGCCGTGAGCTGGTCGACCGAGGACGCGTCGCGCATCCTCGCGCTGCAGGCGGCCCGCCTCATCGACGAGCCCGACGCGTGGAGCGACGAGGGCCCCGGCGCCGCGCAGATCGCCGCCCGGCTCGGCGTGAGCGACCGCCACCTGCGCCGCATCTTCGAGGCCCAGTTCGGCGTCTCGCCATTGCAGTACCTGCAGACGCGGCGGCTGCTCGCGGCCAAGCAGCTCATTGCCGACACCACGCTGCCGATGGCGCAGGTCGCGCTGGCCAGCGGCTTCGCGAGCGTGCGCCGCTTCAACGCGGCCTTCGTCTCGCACTACGGGCTCAACCCCATCGCGCTGCGGCGGGCCGGTGGCGCGGATGAAGAACGCGGTGGCCGCGCGATCGAGGTGCGGCTGGGCTTCCGCCCCCCCTACGACGTGGACGCGGTGCTGGCTTTCTTCGCGCGCCGCGCGCTGCAGGGCGTGGAGGCCTTCGATGGCGGCGGGCAGCGCTTCGCGCGCACGCTGCGCCTGCAGCACATCGGCCGCACCCACGCCGGCTGGCTGCAGATGCGCTTCGACCTGGCCCGCGAGCGCCTGCACCTGTCGGTGAGCGATTCGCTCGCGCCGGTGCTGCCGGTCGTCATCAGCCGGGTGCGCGCGATGCTCGACCTCGACGCCGAGCCGATGGCCATCAACGCGCTGCTGCACGACACCTTCCCCCACGGCGACGGCCTGCGCGTGCCGGGCACCGTCGACGGCTTCGAGCTGGCGGTACGCGCGGTGCTGGGCCAGCAGATCACCGTGGCCGCGGCGCGCACCATGGGCTCGCGCCTGGTGGCCGCCTTCGGCGAGGCGATCGACACGCCGGTCGCGGGCCTCGATCGCCTTTTCCCGACGCCGGCCGCCATCGCCGCCGCGAGCGGCGACGCCCTCGGCCAGCTCGGCATCGTGCGGCAGCGCCAGGCCGCCTTGCGGGCGCTGGCCAACGAGGTCACCTCGGGCCGGCTGGCGCTGCACGCCGGCGCCGACGTGCCGGCCACGCTGGCCGCGCTGCAGGCGCTGTCCGGCATCGGCGACTGGACCGCGCAGTACATCGCGATGCGTGCGATGCGCTGGCCCGACGCCTTCCCGTCGGGCGACATCGCCCTGCAGAAAGCGTTGGGCGTGGGTTCGGCCCGCGCCGCCGCCGAGGTCTCGCAGGCATGGCGCCCCTGGCGCAGCTATGCGGTGCTGCGGGCCTGGCACACGCCGCCCGTGGCGGCATCGACCACCGACACCGACACCGACATCAGGGAGACAAGGAACACCCCATGA
- a CDS encoding methylated-DNA--[protein]-cysteine S-methyltransferase, producing MKFKTSVLRTLHVDSPLGGVTLAATDDGLAGLWFDLQRHLPDMRGWQADDTHPVLLAAAAQLRDYFAGTREHFELPLDLSHGTAFQQAVWQALLAIPAGATTSYGALSQRVGKPAAVRAVGAAVGRNPISVIVPCHRVLGADGSLTGYAGGLDRKTALLALEGAL from the coding sequence ATGAAATTCAAGACCTCCGTGCTCCGCACGCTGCACGTCGACAGCCCCCTCGGCGGCGTCACGCTCGCCGCCACCGACGACGGCCTCGCCGGCCTGTGGTTCGACCTGCAACGCCACCTGCCGGACATGCGCGGCTGGCAGGCCGACGACACGCACCCCGTGCTGCTGGCCGCCGCGGCGCAACTGCGCGACTACTTCGCCGGCACGCGCGAGCACTTCGAGCTGCCGCTCGACCTGTCGCACGGCACCGCCTTTCAACAAGCCGTGTGGCAGGCGCTGCTGGCGATTCCCGCCGGCGCGACGACCAGCTACGGCGCGCTGAGCCAACGCGTGGGCAAGCCCGCGGCGGTGCGCGCCGTGGGCGCCGCGGTCGGGCGCAACCCGATCAGCGTGATCGTGCCGTGCCACCGCGTGCTCGGTGCCGATGGCTCGCTCACCGGCTACGCGGGCGGGCTCGACCGCAAGACCGCGCTGCTCGCCCTGGAAGGTGCTTTGTGA